A region from the Thermoplasmatales archaeon genome encodes:
- a CDS encoding 4-hydroxyphenylpyruvate dioxygenase, translated as MASEKILDSIDSVEFYVGSAKQWAYFHRNAMGFRILGYAGPETGVRDRVSYLMGQGAMKLKLTSFLDQNSPIAEHVRKHGDGVRDISFKVDNIDDTAKEVSRRGVVKMGRIETVKTPSGKLRKSAVPTYGETMHTINDYSEYEDILPPDFQEVEGDSQSVGIKRIDHVVGNVEEKNMDSWVKYYIDGFGFRQLISFDDKDISTEYSALKSKVVEYNDRKIIFPINEPAYGLKKSQIQEYLDYYNSPGVQHIALETDDIIKTVSDLKRRGIEFLYTPDSYYDNLRDRVGSISEDMDKLRKLGILVDRDDKGYLLQIFTKPMGDRPTFFYEIIQRKGAISFGNGNFKALFRSIELEQEKRGNL; from the coding sequence ATGGCATCAGAGAAGATCCTTGACTCTATAGACAGCGTTGAATTTTACGTTGGTTCTGCAAAACAGTGGGCGTATTTTCACAGGAATGCAATGGGATTCAGGATCCTCGGATATGCCGGACCCGAAACCGGAGTAAGGGATAGGGTTTCATACCTTATGGGACAGGGCGCAATGAAGCTGAAGCTGACCAGCTTTCTTGACCAAAACTCACCGATTGCCGAACATGTCAGGAAGCATGGAGACGGCGTGAGGGACATTTCATTCAAGGTTGACAACATAGACGATACAGCAAAGGAGGTTTCACGGCGTGGAGTAGTGAAGATGGGCAGGATTGAAACGGTAAAGACACCGTCCGGCAAACTGAGGAAATCTGCTGTGCCGACCTATGGAGAGACCATGCATACCATAAATGATTACTCGGAATATGAAGACATCCTGCCTCCAGACTTCCAGGAGGTTGAAGGTGACTCCCAATCCGTGGGCATAAAGAGGATAGACCACGTTGTGGGCAACGTTGAGGAAAAGAACATGGATAGCTGGGTTAAGTACTACATCGACGGATTTGGTTTCAGGCAGCTGATCAGCTTCGATGACAAGGACATCAGCACGGAGTACTCAGCCCTGAAGTCGAAGGTCGTTGAGTATAATGACCGCAAGATAATTTTTCCCATAAACGAACCTGCATACGGTTTGAAGAAGTCGCAGATACAGGAATACCTTGACTATTACAATTCGCCCGGCGTTCAGCACATAGCACTGGAGACAGATGACATCATCAAGACCGTGTCAGACCTGAAGAGGAGGGGCATAGAGTTCCTTTACACCCCGGATTCATACTATGACAACCTCAGGGATAGGGTCGGGAGTATAAGTGAGGATATGGACAAACTCAGGAAGCTTGGAATACTGGTCGACAGGGACGATAAGGGCTATTTGCTGCAGATATTCACCAAGCCCATGGGAGACAGGCCGACGTTCTTCTATGAAATAATACAGAGAAAAGGCGCCATATCCTTTGGCAATGGCAACTTCAAGGCCCTCTTCAGGTCGATAGAACTGGAGCAGGAAAAAAGGGGAAATCTCTGA
- a CDS encoding 3-methyladenine DNA glycosylase/8-oxoguanine DNA glycosylase, producing MKLGFRQNLDGYKKMLTEAYGHLVSNDDVLSPIVRRNGVIDFTPDPDIFTNVCESIICQQLSSRAADAILKRVYEMMPGRELLPRVILDTNREEFRRCGVSFRKIEYVREFSEKILSGKIDLEKIWELDDDGVIEILTLSRGIGTWTAKMVLIFSMGRPDVLAYEDQGIRAAVRDIYGTQDIPDTEQIKAIAESWRPYCSIASMYLWKYRDGKVK from the coding sequence ATGAAATTAGGCTTTCGACAGAATTTGGATGGCTATAAGAAAATGCTCACGGAAGCGTACGGACACCTGGTCTCAAACGATGATGTACTTTCACCGATCGTTAGAAGGAATGGAGTCATTGATTTCACACCCGATCCTGATATATTCACGAATGTATGTGAATCCATAATTTGCCAGCAACTCTCATCCAGGGCTGCTGATGCTATTCTAAAGCGGGTTTACGAGATGATGCCGGGAAGAGAATTGCTGCCTCGGGTGATTCTGGACACAAACAGGGAAGAATTCAGGAGATGTGGAGTATCGTTCAGGAAAATTGAATATGTCAGGGAATTCTCTGAAAAGATACTGAGTGGAAAAATAGACCTGGAAAAAATCTGGGAGCTTGACGATGATGGTGTCATTGAAATCCTGACGCTCTCAAGAGGGATTGGCACATGGACCGCAAAGATGGTGCTCATTTTTTCAATGGGAAGACCAGACGTGCTCGCTTATGAAGACCAGGGCATCAGGGCAGCAGTAAGGGATATTTACGGTACTCAGGATATTCCGGATACAGAACAGATAAAGGCCATCGCTGAGTCATGGAGACCCTATTGCTCCATTGCAAGCATGTACCTGTGGAAATACAGGGATGGAAAAGTGAAATAG
- a CDS encoding 4-hydroxyphenylacetate degradation bifunctional isomerase/decarboxylase, with translation MKIARVSHEGKPVTVGVMDGLAYPVSSSLGMDEASLSLNFYELIGKDTEKLEKEMQGVKPIGEFQAMTKLIPIPEVKSIRDFYAFETHVRTARLKRGLDMIPEWYKYPVFYFSNTSNLYPAGSDVPIPSYTREMDYELEMGIIISRNGKNIAAGDAWNHIFGFTLANDWSARDIQREEMKVGLGPSKGKDFATSLGPAIITKDEVLKRRNGEGKIDMNMTATVNGVTYSAGNLNSIYWDIEKLIEWASLESWIRAGDVIMTGTVGTGCILESQDHPWLNHGDRVILYSDMIGELDNKVI, from the coding sequence ATGAAAATAGCAAGAGTCTCCCATGAGGGGAAACCTGTCACTGTTGGAGTTATGGATGGTTTAGCTTACCCTGTCTCATCTTCACTTGGGATGGATGAAGCCTCCCTGAGCTTGAATTTCTACGAGCTCATAGGCAAAGATACGGAAAAGCTTGAGAAAGAGATGCAGGGCGTAAAGCCCATCGGGGAATTCCAGGCAATGACCAAGCTGATACCAATCCCCGAGGTTAAATCGATCAGGGATTTCTATGCTTTTGAGACACATGTCAGAACGGCAAGACTAAAACGCGGCCTGGACATGATACCGGAGTGGTACAAATACCCCGTATTCTATTTCTCGAACACTTCGAACCTGTATCCAGCTGGAAGCGATGTCCCCATACCTTCATACACAAGGGAGATGGATTATGAACTTGAGATGGGCATCATCATTTCACGCAATGGAAAGAACATAGCTGCAGGAGATGCGTGGAACCATATCTTCGGCTTTACCCTGGCAAATGACTGGAGCGCCAGGGACATACAGAGAGAAGAAATGAAAGTAGGTCTCGGGCCTTCAAAGGGAAAGGATTTCGCCACAAGCCTCGGCCCGGCAATCATTACAAAGGACGAGGTCCTGAAACGAAGAAATGGTGAGGGAAAAATTGATATGAACATGACTGCAACAGTAAATGGGGTGACGTATTCTGCCGGGAACCTTAACAGCATCTACTGGGATATTGAGAAACTCATAGAGTGGGCTTCCCTTGAGTCGTGGATCAGGGCTGGAGACGTTATAATGACGGGAACAGTAGGAACAGGCTGCATTCTCGAGTCACAAGATCACCCATGGCTCAATCATGGCGATAGGGTAATATTATATTCCGACATGATCGGAGAACTGGACAATAAAGTCATATAG
- a CDS encoding Pyrroloquinoline quinone (Coenzyme PQQ) biosynthesis protein C: MVEKLSDDFYGEMYGFVKKHSAINNGFIDRFARGDISVSEFRRFSEEFYHFTREWVSILSVLLVNTPDENDAKNLTTILVSELGDMDPTKRHELLYRKYLRSIGIEPKDLVKKNQVRTTKAWLDGMRTYFASDHFEALGAEFGLENMAIPMWDKILSGFKIWVKKHPEYAGMDIEYFTFHRELEEHHEEAMEDVLGGHKDDPTAQKKFRIGADGILKLEEKFWLGLEDKNN; encoded by the coding sequence ATGGTCGAAAAATTGAGTGATGATTTCTACGGAGAAATGTATGGATTCGTCAAGAAGCACAGTGCGATCAACAACGGGTTCATAGACCGGTTTGCGAGAGGTGATATCTCCGTTTCGGAATTCAGGAGATTCTCGGAAGAGTTCTATCATTTTACACGGGAATGGGTATCAATCCTCTCTGTACTGCTTGTGAATACACCGGACGAAAACGATGCAAAAAACCTGACCACAATACTGGTATCTGAACTCGGGGACATGGATCCAACCAAGAGACATGAGCTGCTCTACAGGAAGTACCTGAGAAGCATTGGAATTGAGCCTAAAGATCTCGTGAAGAAGAACCAGGTAAGAACAACAAAGGCATGGCTTGATGGCATGAGGACGTATTTTGCAAGTGATCATTTCGAGGCTCTCGGTGCTGAATTCGGCCTGGAGAACATGGCAATACCCATGTGGGACAAGATACTGTCGGGTTTCAAGATATGGGTGAAGAAGCATCCAGAATATGCCGGCATGGATATAGAATATTTTACCTTCCACAGAGAACTGGAAGAACATCATGAGGAAGCAATGGAAGACGTTCTGGGAGGGCACAAGGACGATCCCACTGCACAGAAGAAGTTCAGGATTGGTGCGGACGGGATCCTGAAACTCGAGGAAAAATTCTGGCTCGGGCTGGAAGACAAGAACAACTGA
- a CDS encoding putative DNA-binding protein with PD1-like DNA-binding motif translates to MMHRRENDTVLVKFEDDEDVLEALDKIVKFYGIESGTVQWGIGMLHDIEVGYWNGKEYEKKKYADRAEIVSFHGSIASSEPRFHIHLSFAVRDHSVHGGHLFSGIVGPLLEIEIHVVNTITISRKLNEKSGLKEIAIQ, encoded by the coding sequence ATGATGCACAGGAGAGAGAATGACACTGTACTAGTCAAGTTCGAGGATGACGAGGATGTCCTTGAGGCGCTGGACAAGATAGTAAAGTTCTATGGCATTGAATCCGGTACGGTGCAATGGGGCATAGGGATGCTTCATGATATAGAGGTAGGGTACTGGAATGGCAAGGAGTACGAGAAGAAAAAATATGCGGACAGGGCAGAAATAGTCTCCTTCCATGGTTCAATAGCATCCAGCGAACCAAGGTTCCACATTCATCTGTCATTCGCCGTGCGTGACCATTCTGTCCATGGCGGGCACCTGTTCTCGGGAATTGTCGGCCCACTGCTGGAGATAGAGATTCATGTGGTCAACACCATTACCATAAGCAGGAAACTTAACGAAAAAAGCGGACTCAAGGAGATCGCAATCCAGTAA
- a CDS encoding L-1,2-propanediol oxidoreductase, with the protein MIYNYSYLPIRSVSYGQNSRFRLNDFIKESGASSAIVVTSSSVSKTRFYKSILKNITVKHSEYSEITQHAPIEKINEVTDLIKKTKAGVIISVGGGSVIDSAKAAKYFSKRKNLVHIAIPTTLSAAEFSHIAGYTENHTKMGIRDRNITPQYVILDPTGPEETPEWLWRSSGVRALDHAVETLISDGIGEIGTTFAIMAIKKLFNNLTRQNEQNFMECQLAAWYSYFDVYDAQMGLSHRIGKVIGAKYGIPHGITSCITLPTVMRYYAKKRWRELSLISMELRGTGKESPETAMLSADMIEYFIENLGFSQKLADFGVTVEEIPSIMSDLKETSSEVRELIRSLM; encoded by the coding sequence ATGATTTATAACTACAGCTACCTGCCGATCAGGTCGGTGTCCTATGGACAGAATAGCAGATTTCGTCTTAATGACTTCATAAAGGAATCTGGAGCTTCCAGCGCTATTGTGGTCACATCCTCTTCTGTATCAAAAACACGCTTTTACAAATCAATACTGAAAAACATAACCGTAAAGCATTCTGAGTACAGCGAAATTACACAACATGCCCCCATAGAGAAAATCAATGAAGTCACGGATCTCATAAAGAAGACAAAAGCGGGCGTCATAATCTCCGTTGGCGGCGGGAGCGTAATTGATTCCGCGAAAGCCGCGAAATACTTCTCCAAGAGGAAGAACCTGGTGCATATTGCAATACCAACAACACTTTCGGCTGCTGAGTTTTCCCATATAGCAGGGTACACTGAAAATCATACCAAGATGGGGATAAGGGACAGAAACATCACTCCACAGTATGTCATCCTCGATCCAACCGGACCGGAGGAGACACCGGAATGGCTATGGAGATCATCAGGCGTGCGTGCTCTGGACCACGCTGTAGAGACCCTGATCTCAGATGGTATCGGAGAAATCGGAACCACTTTCGCCATAATGGCAATAAAGAAACTTTTCAACAACCTGACCAGACAGAATGAGCAGAACTTCATGGAATGCCAGCTTGCAGCGTGGTATTCATACTTTGATGTTTACGATGCGCAGATGGGGCTGAGCCACCGCATAGGAAAAGTGATTGGAGCCAAATACGGGATACCACACGGCATCACTTCGTGCATCACATTGCCCACGGTTATGAGGTACTACGCAAAGAAGAGGTGGAGGGAGCTTTCGCTAATTTCCATGGAACTCCGTGGCACAGGCAAGGAATCCCCGGAAACTGCAATGCTCTCTGCAGACATGATCGAATACTTCATCGAGAACCTTGGTTTCAGCCAGAAACTTGCTGACTTTGGCGTCACCGTCGAGGAAATCCCCTCCATAATGTCAGATCTTAAGGAAACCAGCAGTGAAGTCAGGGAACTTATCCGGAGCCTGATGTAG
- a CDS encoding homogentisate 1,2-dioxygenase has translation MVYYVKQGEMPESRHTYTNKDKLLREELFGEESFEGPYSLLYHTSEPTRVKSVEKMEKKAPVAGIGEYTHRHVETQKSRRSGDFITGRNYMMFNSRISMGVLKPVANGKKLFRNALYDQLFFVQSGIATLHSVLGDLDVSRGDYLYIPKGTTYRLDAGSDFESFFLESRDRIGMPPRYLNVYGQIKEGAPYYDRDIRVPKLHPPASGQGEYEVWVDYGDHYIIERRDRDPLDVAGWDGYLYPYAINVSTMAPIVGKLHQPPPVHETFSGKSFMVGTFLPRKFDFHPKAIPISYYHSNIDTDEVLFYSSGNFMSRKGISAGSITLHVRGLIHGPQPGAVEKAIGAESTDEVAVMVEAYDPLLLTTEAESVEDTSYMKSWYA, from the coding sequence ATGGTATATTACGTGAAGCAGGGGGAAATGCCTGAAAGCCGGCACACCTATACTAACAAGGACAAGCTGCTCAGGGAAGAATTATTTGGTGAGGAGAGTTTTGAAGGGCCCTACTCACTTCTCTATCATACATCAGAACCCACACGGGTGAAATCAGTGGAGAAGATGGAAAAGAAGGCACCTGTGGCCGGGATAGGCGAATATACCCATCGTCATGTGGAAACACAGAAAAGCAGAAGGTCCGGGGATTTCATTACCGGACGAAATTACATGATGTTCAACAGCAGGATTTCAATGGGGGTGCTGAAACCTGTAGCCAACGGAAAGAAGCTATTCAGGAATGCCCTGTATGATCAGTTGTTTTTCGTGCAGTCAGGCATAGCTACACTTCACTCCGTCCTTGGAGACCTGGATGTATCAAGGGGAGATTACCTGTACATACCAAAGGGGACAACCTACAGGCTGGACGCAGGTAGCGATTTTGAGTCTTTCTTCCTGGAATCCAGGGACAGGATTGGCATGCCGCCTCGGTATTTGAACGTTTATGGGCAGATAAAGGAGGGAGCTCCGTACTATGACAGGGATATTCGCGTCCCAAAGTTGCACCCCCCCGCTAGCGGGCAGGGCGAATACGAGGTCTGGGTGGACTATGGCGATCACTATATAATTGAGAGAAGGGACAGGGACCCTCTTGATGTTGCAGGATGGGATGGATATCTATATCCATATGCTATAAACGTCAGCACCATGGCCCCAATAGTCGGAAAACTGCATCAACCTCCTCCCGTACATGAGACATTCAGCGGAAAGTCCTTCATGGTTGGCACTTTCCTGCCACGAAAATTCGATTTCCACCCGAAGGCAATTCCTATTTCATATTACCACAGCAACATCGACACTGATGAAGTCCTCTTTTACTCTTCTGGAAACTTCATGAGCAGGAAAGGTATATCCGCGGGTTCCATAACTCTTCACGTAAGAGGGTTAATCCACGGACCGCAGCCAGGAGCTGTGGAGAAAGCCATTGGAGCTGAGTCAACGGATGAGGTTGCCGTAATGGTCGAGGCGTATGACCCCCTGCTACTGACGACCGAGGCAGAGAGCGTTGAGGATACCAGCTACATGAAGTCTTGGTATGCATGA
- a CDS encoding N-glycosyltransferase, whose protein sequence is MLDLLTRIVLYFFIAILVLIWVGLTYIAIGSRHGTSYKAGDFSPRTLVIVPCRGADFSLRENILSLMKQEYGNYETVAVVDSMDDPSVPVLNEVGIRIIPSNFACTGCSGKVRAIASALSKYDEFQAYVIADSDIIAEKNWLGDLVSPLKDEKYGIVTTFPYFRPVGGFWSRVKLVWGFVGLGMMESDITRFGWGGSLAFRRELISTDERMRLFSSSVSDDIALTKLTKSEGKKIFYARSAQPVINSPDNFSTFIEWANRQTALSESSSPSVFRYGILFFGASDLLFVSAIVLSIFVSPVFLLFFIPSILTGLKNTARSREIKAFVFLLSFLIPFIYTYNLIAGRRMKKISWRGREYDLQ, encoded by the coding sequence ATGCTTGATTTGCTTACACGAATAGTTCTGTATTTTTTCATAGCGATCCTGGTCCTGATATGGGTCGGGTTGACATATATAGCTATTGGCAGCCGCCATGGCACCAGCTATAAAGCTGGAGACTTCTCTCCAAGAACCCTCGTTATTGTTCCTTGCCGTGGAGCCGACTTTTCCCTCAGGGAGAACATACTTTCCCTCATGAAACAGGAATACGGCAATTATGAGACTGTAGCAGTTGTTGACAGCATGGATGATCCTTCCGTACCGGTGCTCAATGAGGTCGGAATAAGGATCATTCCCTCGAATTTCGCCTGCACTGGATGCAGTGGGAAAGTCCGCGCAATCGCATCAGCACTGTCAAAGTATGACGAATTCCAGGCATATGTAATAGCCGACTCAGATATAATTGCTGAAAAAAACTGGCTGGGAGATCTTGTTTCCCCCCTTAAGGACGAGAAGTACGGCATTGTTACTACATTCCCTTACTTCAGGCCGGTCGGGGGGTTCTGGTCCAGGGTAAAACTTGTCTGGGGGTTTGTGGGACTTGGCATGATGGAATCTGACATCACCAGGTTTGGATGGGGTGGTTCCCTGGCATTCCGGAGAGAACTAATATCAACCGATGAACGCATGAGACTTTTCAGCTCATCAGTGTCTGATGACATAGCCCTGACTAAACTGACCAAATCTGAAGGAAAGAAGATCTTCTATGCAAGGTCTGCCCAGCCAGTAATAAATTCTCCTGACAATTTCAGCACATTCATCGAATGGGCAAACCGCCAGACCGCACTATCGGAGTCGTCATCACCCAGCGTGTTTCGATATGGCATCCTCTTTTTCGGGGCATCTGACCTGCTCTTCGTAAGTGCAATAGTGCTTTCCATATTCGTATCTCCAGTATTCCTGCTATTCTTTATCCCTTCAATTTTAACTGGCTTAAAAAACACGGCAAGGAGCAGGGAGATCAAGGCATTTGTATTCCTGCTGAGTTTCCTGATACCGTTCATCTATACCTATAACCTGATTGCAGGCAGGAGGATGAAGAAAATAAGCTGGAGAGGAAGGGAGTATGATCTTCAATGA
- a CDS encoding methionine synthase, translating into MNFETTMTGSFYRSKKVIDLLNASPTGELGRQYQAVAVDAEREAVVDQLHPDGYVHGLNWVSNGEQRKAGYTTYLPNRFAGFSRTERTTQKFGNNFIAELIEASPGIASAIGNSPAFRLPAIEAPLQYTGEKLARSEAEDAAKIAKQEKAERIFIPSPSPGVITVFYPPGKGYRSHQEYLDAVSKEMRKEYSAILSVNNVDLQIDAPDLAMAASLGVDWGIDFFDALPLHVEAINRAISGLPRDRIRVHYCYGNYVASHLSDPSYERVLPEILGLKVGTIVGEMANGRHQGDPLILKKYVREHGWPAGMKYAVGVVDVKSPFVETPETIAQRLTNVSSIDEIGPEKVLGGTDCGFETFENMGSIPKSIALKKLKSLVQGAELARKIS; encoded by the coding sequence ATGAATTTTGAAACAACCATGACGGGGAGCTTTTACAGGAGCAAGAAGGTAATTGATCTTCTAAACGCGTCGCCGACTGGAGAACTGGGCCGCCAATATCAGGCTGTGGCAGTTGATGCAGAGCGTGAGGCTGTTGTTGATCAACTTCACCCTGATGGATATGTCCATGGACTGAACTGGGTCAGCAATGGTGAACAGAGGAAAGCGGGGTACACTACATACCTGCCAAACAGGTTCGCGGGATTCTCCCGTACTGAGAGGACAACACAGAAGTTCGGAAACAATTTCATTGCAGAGCTCATAGAAGCTTCACCCGGAATTGCATCGGCCATTGGCAATTCTCCCGCATTCAGGTTGCCGGCAATAGAAGCACCGTTGCAGTACACCGGTGAGAAACTCGCCAGATCGGAAGCTGAGGATGCTGCAAAAATAGCAAAACAGGAGAAGGCAGAGAGGATATTCATACCGTCACCTTCGCCGGGCGTGATAACAGTATTCTACCCTCCGGGAAAGGGGTACAGGAGTCACCAGGAATACCTTGATGCTGTTTCAAAGGAAATGAGGAAGGAATACAGTGCAATACTTTCAGTCAACAATGTGGACCTCCAGATAGACGCTCCGGACCTGGCAATGGCGGCGAGCCTCGGAGTGGATTGGGGAATAGACTTCTTTGATGCTCTTCCTCTGCACGTTGAGGCCATTAACAGGGCAATTTCAGGCCTGCCGAGAGACAGGATAAGAGTTCACTACTGTTACGGGAACTATGTAGCGTCTCATCTTTCTGACCCTTCTTACGAAAGAGTTCTGCCAGAGATTCTTGGACTCAAGGTTGGCACTATAGTGGGTGAAATGGCTAATGGCAGGCACCAGGGAGACCCTCTAATCCTGAAAAAATATGTACGGGAGCATGGATGGCCAGCCGGAATGAAATACGCGGTGGGAGTCGTGGATGTGAAGAGTCCGTTCGTTGAGACACCAGAGACCATTGCCCAGCGGCTTACAAATGTGTCCTCAATAGATGAAATAGGTCCGGAGAAGGTTCTAGGAGGTACGGACTGCGGTTTCGAGACAT